The following coding sequences lie in one Spinacia oleracea cultivar Varoflay chromosome 1, BTI_SOV_V1, whole genome shotgun sequence genomic window:
- the LOC110806203 gene encoding uncharacterized protein, protein MEDQNETQIISLKLLVDTKVNKVLFAEAGKEFVDFIFHIMSLPLGTIVKFLNQMSMAGCLGELYKSVESLNNQYFYSDLNKESVLNPKTVVNVPLLSLNEAPSTPNKLYDCGSSCGYVTYVHGIKCPHCRQGMCKELVFAGPTGSANTAASRSSGSEGYVKGVVTYMVMDNLEVKPMSTISGITFINKFSVKDMSSLEEKVVQVGLKEGLAILKASMETKAVLTLVFLGNKV, encoded by the exons ATGGAGGATCAGAACGAGACGCAGATAATTAGCTTGAAGTTGCTTGTCGACACAAAGGTGAACAAGGTCCTTTTTGCTGAAgcagggaaagagtttgtggattTCATCTTCCACATTATGTCTTTACCACTTGGAACTATTGTCAAGTTTCTGAACCAGATGTCGATGGCGGGTTGTCTTGGTGAGCTCTATAAGAGTGTTGAATCTCTCAACAATCAGTACTTCTACTCAGATCTCAACAAGGAATCTGTTCTGAACCCTAAAACTGTTGTTAATGTTCCTCTTTTGTCACTGAATGAGGCTCCCAGCACTCCAAATAAACTCTATGATTGTGGCTCATCCTGTGGCTATGTTACTTATGTCCATGGGATAAAGTGTCCCCATTGTCGCCAGGGAATGTGCAAAGAGTTGGTGTTTGCCGGGCCAACAGGTTCCGCGAATACAGCCGCATCGCGGAGCAGTGGAAGTGAGGGGTATGTGAAGGGGGTGGTGACATACATGGTGATGGATAACTTGGAGGTTAAGCCTATGTCAACCATTTCTGGGATTACTTTTATTAACAAGTTTAGTGTTAAGGATATGTCTTCCTTGGAAGAGAAAGTAGTTCAAGTTGGTCTCAAGGAG GGATTAGCAATTCTGAAAGCGTCGATGGAGACCAAAGCTGTCTTGACTCTTGTTTTCCTCGGAAACAAGGTCTAG